The segment ATAGTTCGGTGACAACAGGCCATCCAAAGCCGAGCTCGGTCGACTGCTTACGTCGACGACCGGCGCTATGCTCAAAAACGTCTGGTGCTTCATTTTCGCCTGCATTTCTCTGATGTCCTGCCCGAAGCCAGGATTTACCAGGATCTGTCCTTCAACGTAAGCGACCTCCCCTCTGAGAACAACTCtatgaacagatccgcgaactTTTGTCCCCGCGAACGGCGTCCACTTAGATTTGCTGAAGGGCATGGCTTTCGGAATAACCCACTCGTCATCCAGATCGACCTCGATATAGGTGTTCGGCTGATCCGGTATGTTGAAGATTCGTTTCGGATTTCTATAGAGTTTGTCTACTACGTCCTGAAAAGATGCGCTAGTTAACTTTTATCATACTCGGCTGGTAATTACGTAGGcaataataaaagaaatttcGTCGAGATTTCGATACATATAATATCACAAGCATTGTGCAGAATGTATCAACACTGCTTATCTcgcaatataaaaatataaaaaacgatGCTTCTATGCGACATACCAGAGACGATACGATGAACGTATCAGTTTCAAATCGTAAATCAAAGTTCACATAAAAAAGTAATTGTTTCAAAGACGGCTTTAACGTATCGCTTTAAGTATCAAACAGCACGTTTGATTTACGTTTTGATACACGTTTTTATTAATCTAAGTATACGTAAGTACGTACTTCCATCGTTATTTTTCCTTCGTGAACGGCGGTAAGCAAAAGCGGAAGCATGGTTTCGAGTCCGGGGAATCCGGGTGGTGGCTTATCGCTGGATTTCTCTTGTATCGTATGCGGCGCTGGAAAGTAGAAAAACTCGTTTGACGAATACGTCGCATTTTAGCATAGAAATTTACACCGTTATATAGAATACCGGTACTATACCTACATATAGTAACCAGTTACGAGACAAGATCTGTTGTAAATGAAAATAGAACAAAATTGTACACGGTTCAGTGATGTCTATTATCCAATGACACGACATTTTCCCCAAGTGCATCGATGGACTTGCAAAGTGGAATTGCACTTTTTTTCAATGGCATACATGCCATTGAAATGTTGTTTCCTTTTCTACTAAATCGATTTCCTGCTAAGGAAGCTTTACATAATGGTGAGTTGAGGGCATTGGCTTGAAAGATTTATTTTAATCCAATAGCTATCGCAATGTGAAAGGATCGAAAAGGTAAAATTACTTTTAGGCTTAACGcgtaacaaaaataaatattttaaatttctgtGTGCAAGTTCGTTGATCTCTAGAAATCTATCCATAGCCCTCTATCCTCTATCCTCTTGAGTTAAAGTAAAAGACGATACATAAATTTCAAGTAAGATTACCGTGATCCGTCGCGAAGCAATCGATCACATCCAAATTTTCCCAAAGAGCTTGCTGGTCTTCCTTAGTTCCTAATACCGGTCTCACTTGACCTCGTCCGTGACCGATGCGTTCGAGATCCTCCTCGCAGAGGAACAAATGATGAGGACAGACTTCGCAAGTGACCGCCATTCCCTGAAGTAACAAACACGCGAATATTATTTCGACAACGTGCGACGTAGAGAAATTGTGAATTACTTTGAAATCACCAAATATTACGTGAGAGTAGAattcataataaataataaattcataATTCAGAAACAGTTCGTAAGCAAAATTTCCCAGGATAAGGAAATATACAAAGATAGCTATGTGAATTAATAAAACTGATATTTGTATGTTTGTTTAACGATAAAAGTGTAGAACTAATGCGTGTACGTAAATTCACCTAATGGAACAATTACCATCTATCTTTTTAATCATTGATACGCACAACTTatgttaattaattaaatagcGCTACAAGCGTGCTAAAATTTTATCGTTACTTTCTATAGAAAGAAATAAATGTATCGTTACATGCACATCGTCGGTGATAGCATGTACAGTAAGTACAATGCCGAGGAAACGTTTATCAGTAGTTTCAACGAGtcggtaaataaatattatcaatGTTAACGAAATATTCCCGGTAATTTCAAGataatagaaaattttaattatagaaaatacagtGTAATCGATCATTTACTTTCTCTTTGGCGGCGCGTATAATTTGAATCTCCTCCTTTCGCGCCACGTGACAGACATGAATAGGTCGATTGTGCAATCCGGCCAGCAAGAGGATGGCGGCTGTCGTTTGACCCTCCGCGTGCACGCAAAGGGGATACTTCTTCGGCCAACTTTGAAAGTGCTGCAACGGATAAGAATTTTAGCTGCCGGTTTATCATACAAATGTAACGTTTCGTTATCTTCCGCGCAAAGGCGACCGTTATCTAAGGAGTATCTTTAGTTTTCCGTGAACGTGGGATTATTACATGGGGGAGTACAGCGATTGTTTTGATCAATCAAAGCAGTGCAGACCTACTTTCGATAATTTTTTGTTCATTATACATTACCTTAATCCATACGGTGAGATCGGTCAATCGGAGCGTCGTAAACGTCTCGTTCAGGTACATCTTCAGTCCAGCTGCCAATGGCGCCAAttccggcgttatactgtaattGTCCGACGAAGCACCGACAAAAATCCCATAATCGCATCTCGCGTTAGACACAGCGCGCTAAggtatcacgaaaaaaatcgtgAACATTTAGAGGAATACGATTTTTAGCAAACGATAAGAATGTCGtaaataaatattgcaaaaaCTGTAAGGTGCAAAGGCAGTAATGAACGTTGGATTCGAGTCTTGACCCTAGATAATGATTGCATTTTGAGATTTTTTCTATATGAAAATTATTGACGGATGAATTTCAAATTCTCTGTATATATTTACTTACGTTTCGACCAAACTTAGGGGTTTCATTAAATTCTATTAGCGATTCGCTCTTTAAAGAGAATTGTTTCTTTAATAACAATGAAAAAACAAAGTTCTATGATAAAAAATCTGAAGTGACCATAGTCCAGTTTCATTTAGTATGGCCTTGTAATCAACTGAGAGCTTATCAATAGAGGAAACACGTTCGACGGCCTGTTTATATAGCTTAACTAGTATGTGATATTCTGAATAGCACAGATAGAAATTGTGGTACTTGCCTCCTTGGCCAGGGAGAATGATTGATGATCGACGACTGCAGGAGTGGTGTTTGGCATCGCGAAGATCATCGTGATGCCTCCGGCGAGAGCGGCAGCGGTGCAGGAAGCGAAGTCCTCTTTGTAAACCGCGCCAGGATCGCGCGTGTGCACGTGGACGTCGATGAGACCAGGAAGTTTCATCATCGTTCGCGACGAAACGCAGTCTGTGTGGGTTTTCATGCGAGGTGCATGACCGCCAAGCATCCTCATAGCCTACGCAAAAAAACGTGAATGAACAATAATTCTGTCAGTTCTTGGTGCAATAAAGATCACGATTGATAAGGTGCATGATACGTAATATGAAAGACCTTTAACGCTAACAGGGTCGTCGATGAGTCTTTACATACCCAGGaattaagtattttttaaacgtggttccctatTGCTTAGAATATATATGTCATGGTCGATCATCAATGTTTTTGAAATATATGTCGTCGATTACGCGATAAGACCGATTTATGTGTGCTACATTATATACGTAGAGTCGAAAACGTTATTGTTCTACAGTTTGTATGTATCGATGTATctataaaatatcaattttcaagTAATCAAGCATGAGTTCAAGTTTTTTATACTGTTTTATAATCAGAAACACTATTTTCCTATTATCAACTTTATATGTTTTGCGTATAAACACAATAAAAGAAGAATAGAATTGAAACTTATCAGTGAGGCGTTTGTTTAATCCACGTATCTCTAAAATCGAGTTTATCGGAAACGGAGCATCGTACAACAAAATGTTATCTCAAGTTTTTGACTTATTTTTACAAACAGATTCACTTCCTTTTCGATTGTACTTCGTTACAGAACGTCCCTatgtacaaattaaatatttaaaattattaagctAAAGTATTGTTCAGATTTACGGAACTTTCAGCATTCATAAATCATGTTTATTAGCAATTTATAAATatctattctaattaaaagaaatacaacattttaatgaaactggTGTTGATAAGCAATTCATTATGAGTACTTGGATGAAGCGATTCAAGTTTTTTAAAACCTTAGATTGCtctatctttaaaatgtttcaGCTATTTTCTACATCACGCGTTGCACGCAAGAAGCTTCTATTACAACACTTAATCCCTAATCAACAAAAACGAGACACGTGTGGCGTAACACATGTCGATTCATCGGcagtgaaatatttttcttcctTGCACATAGCATAATGAACTTTGAAACTAGAATACCTATCGATTAACAGGTAACATGATTACACGCATTCTGTAAAGATAAGCTATTATCAAATAGCTTTTCAATGTATCATTAGCATTGGAGTTAGCttcgttgaaaataaattttactcaatttatttatttaattatttaaacatgTGCATACTTAAGGTTGACACCTTAGAGAAAGCAAATAAATTATAGTATTTTATTCGCTTCCCACAAATTACTTTATAAATTATACTTTAGCAGACCCCGTACTGTTCGAAATCGTATTGCGCCAGGTATTTCTGTATCGTAATTTGATTAGAAGGCCTAAGATCGCTCAGAGATTGACAGAATTCTAGTCTGAATAGAAATTTCGAAAAACGAATCATCGCAAACTcattaaatgaaaagaaaagttTCAATTACCGAATGAAATATTTGCTATACGCTGATTGTATTGGTAATCTATTCGCATAGAATACTGCTCGTATCTTCGATCATCGTATATCGAATGTTATTAACTTGTGTCGTACTCACTTCGACGAGTAATTTCGCACATTTGACGTCCGTGATCAATGGAACAGAATAATCGACAGCGAGTCTTCTCGTACGATATCCGTGCGTCATAAAGTTGGAGACTCGTCGTGCACCACCGTTCCGCATTGGCAAATTTATTATAAGATCGAACTGTTTTTTCGAAAGGAAATCGGCCAAATGACGAAGTTCGCTCGGACTGGAATCTTCGTTCATGCTGATATTCTCGAACGTCCATTGCACTGGTTCCACCTGTAATCAATGGAAATGATTTTCTTAGGGCATTTTATTCCAATAAATTATTTCTCATCGAAAGATATCAAGACTTTCAAGACTTATCGTGATTTCCAAGAACTTCTGTTACCTAATAATATCCGAAGCGATTTAAAGAAATCACagtgtcgaatatttttactttttttcaaATCACACTACATTCAAACACTCGTCGCTACAGCGCAGTCTCCGTcaagcaacaatttaaaatcgttGCTTCGCACCGGAAGTGGTTTGCTATCACTCCGGATGGTAACATTATCAGAAGTCCATCAAGCTCTACATAcataacgaaataattacttaaaACAAATATCCCTGTTATTATAAACAGTTGACCTTTATTattgatttgaaacattttgggTAAACATTAAGGTCTACAACAATTTCGTACATTAAACATAATTTATCGCGAACAGCAGCAGCAATTATTGTGCAATGATTTCGAAACATGAAGCTACAATAGTATATAATTATTCTAAACAGCAATGTCAGCTGGTTATGCAACTATGACTGTTCCGAGGTATGATTTCACTACCattaaatattcgtttaatTTAAAGTTAATAATATATGCTCATATTAATACGACATTTCTATCGAGAGTATTTTGTTTCCAAATTACGTAAAACCAAAATACCTAACAGAGTACCAAAGCAGCTTATTCTTAGTCTGCATTCGTTATACTCTTGTTTACCAGTCGAATATCGTGTCAGTAAAAATAGACTATtagtttaattttcatcgatgaATTTTAAGAAGAGATTGTTAAGTCGATAGAAACgatatattacaataatttcaaaattaaaccAAAGATATCATATTTCTTCGACGCCATTGGTACGTGCAGCATCGGGGTCTTTGCACGTGAAGCTGTGAAAACGTTATCGCAAGGGTACACCTCGACCATGGTGCGGCACAGCCATGATACTAGTACAAAAGTTCTTCAGCTGTTAAACTCATTCGTCGATAGCTGATAGTAAAGTACAGATTAAAAGTGTTCTGCCCAGCGTAGTTCGATAACAAGATAGGTAGGTATTTATCGGCAATCGTTCCACGGGGACGGATCACTGTCTAATCGATGAGTGTCGAATACGTGTCATCTCGCGTTCAAATAAGTCATGTTCGCGCAAGTTGACGTCTCCACCAAGCCTCaggatcaaaaaatttcacgtcGTTCGTCGTAAAACCAAACGCGATATAGTTATCGATGCGAAACAGCTTTTAGAAAGCCGGTTGTCGTCGCAGATTTTGAAACGCACGATGGGAAACGCGAAATCGAAAAGCAAGAGAGGCTCACGAGCGAAAGTGTATGGGAAAATTGGACACGACGGTCAGTACAAGACCCCGTCGTTGTCGAATGATGAAGAATACGAGGATATGGAGATGTTGTTGCTGAAAAGGGCGATCGAAAGGAACCCGGAAATCTTCGTGCTGAACAATCTCATGATGTGCGTTCCGTTCTTCCGGAATTACGAAAAGTATGATGTCTttgatttttcttctttttccgtTCAATTGTTCACGCCCAtcgatatttattaatattatacagttCGATATGGTTATATATCATTGAGTAATAATCGCGTATTCCTCACGGTAAGAAACATTCAATCACTTATACATACCAGCGATACCGATTACGATCCAACTCGTAATCTAATCTATACGTTTTATCCCTAGTATGACAATCTCGGGAATTTTACTTTTCGGctaataataaatttgtattctCGACATTATAAATTCTCCGTTTGTGATATCTTTTGTACAGTGTCACTGTAAACCTTATATATCCGCTTTCTAAGATCCTCCACTTTAACCATTTGATATAACAGACTTTCTTTCTTCGCGTTTACTTGATGTCTTTAAAGAAATAACCGATCGAATGCAGTAAATAAGAACCGAATCAAAAGTAATTAGCAAAAGAGATTTCATTGTAGAaagatttacaattttttaaataattgcaaCGTCCCGTTTATGGTAGTTCTCTTCTACTTAAACCGAACGGTAGATAAAGCGTTAACGTCTGAAGTCTTTCAGGGAAATTATGCACGTGAAACAGTCGTTGGTGTCGGCTCGCGAGGCCCAACTGAACAAGCATTTGCCACCGCAGAAGCACGTTTTGTTGCCGGACGTTCTTCAGGAGCATGTCGCTCAAACTGTCGGTTTCACTTCGTCGAGACAAACTTTTCGCACAACTATCGAGCCTCTTCAACCAGTGCGAATCTACACGGTCCACGATAACATCGAAATAACGGAGCAGCAATCGCTGTACTATAGTATCCTAAACGATTCGACGTCGTACAATATATTGTTGAAACCCACCAAACACCAAGGTAAGAAACGCCATGTTTGTTACGAATCTTGTCCCTCGAGTTGCTATAAAGTTACCCCCATCGTTTCCTGAAATTTCTACAGAGTATACTGGTTACTTTGTTGTTAATTTTGAGTAAGAACGGCACAAaactattattttctttttagttAGCCAAAAGTATATACTGTTTTTGTCATCGATTGATAACAAAATTTAGTATACTCTATGATGCGTTGTAGGAATTTAAACACCGTTGTTTTACAACAAAAAAATATACGCATGTTTTATACATTCCTTCTATAATTTGGAATAAAAACGACGTTCACCTTGATGCCGCCAGGATACGTTCAGCTCCAGCTTCAGGAAACCCCGAATGACGCGTGCAAAGACGATGGGATGGATCTGTCGTCGATAGCAGAGAACGACGACGAAATTAACAGTGACGAAGAGAGCGTTTACGGGCCGAAGGTACGCCTGAACATGCTCCCGTTTCGTGGGTACAAATATGGAGAAATCAGAGGTCGCATGCAGGCGCACTCGAGATCCTTGCCGAATCTGCACGACGAGATCGAAGCCATATCGAACCGGAAAGCTTTGTCGCGCTCTACTCGTAACGTACACACTGACGTCGATTCCGAAAACGCAATGTCGATCGTGAACCAAAAACATCGAATCAAAAGGGCCCGGTTTAAGATCGAGCCCCCGAAAGGTGAACGAGAGAAACAACGAGTCGAGAAACAAACGCCGCGAACGAAAGCTCAGGGATCCGCCAGTCAAAGTCTCACCAGCAGCATCAGTTCCGGGTATCGGTCCGACAATTACACGATGGACAGCGACAGCAGCTGCAATCGGAGTCAGAGTGTCAGGGCTGAGAAAGTTTCGAACGACGAGGAGTCGTATGAAAATTACATAATGACCGCGCAGCTTCCGAGGCATTGCTTCAAGCGAGTGACTTACACGGCGGACGGCCGAGTGTACGATCCGCGAGAAGATAAGAGACAGCTGTTGAACAGCAAACAACGTAGGATCAAGTTGGCTATGAGACGGCACAATTACGATTTGTTTTACGTGAGCAGTACCGTGTTCATGCAGCATTTCATAAATGTTTTCGTGGCACGGTTGGCCAAGTGTTTCGGCTTCGATAAGGAATGCCTGGAGGACGCGAGACGCGAGGGGTGCATCATTTACTGCGACAGAGTCATGATCTCGAACGCGTTCAAGCACAGTCGCATAGAACAGTACGAGATCATACCGTCGGTTTGGCTGCAGTGGCCCAACTGTGCCCAAGAATGGCTGGACAGGCCGCGTAGCACATGGCCGGAATACTACGACGTCGAGAAGATCAAAAAGTACGGATGCTACGCGGTGCCGGAGGGTTTCGTGCCGAAAAGAGGAAGCAGCAATCTCATCGAGGACCTCGAATGGCAACTGACGTTTCCCACCGGGGAACGATATCTCGAAACCTGCATGACACAATCCCAAGTACAAGTGTACTTCATCGCTCTTATGCTTCACAAATCGTTCTTGAGACCCATATTCGATACCATGTTCGGTCTGACCaccgcccacatcaggcacaaACTGTTCTGGATGATCGAGGAGAACGATAGGCCGTCCAAGTGGCCCGACAACAGAACGGGCGAGTGTTTGTTGACGTTATTGGACTCGTTGTATCACGGCATCAGCCAAAACGATCCTATACTCAGGGATTACTTCATCAGAGATAGAAATCTTTTTCAGCGAGTGCCGAGCGAACATCTGTTGCACACGCAAAAGCAACTGAAACGTATTCTCGAAAATCCGGTGATGTACGTGTTCCACGCGATGGAGAACATTCGATACAGCGACAATTTCTTCCCGCGTTTGGACTATGAAGGGCTGCTGAGAATATTGACGACGGACTCGCTGTCGTTGATCAATCCGGCATTGAGTCAATACGTCTCGAAACCGATGCCGCAACCGAGCAAGGAGCGACCTCCGGAGGAAAACAAATACGACAACAGAGGATTCTGGGACCACCTTAAAAATCAACGACAGACGCATCCCGTTCGAACGGTTACCAATAAAACGCTTATTAATACTCGCAAAGCCACGGATTCCATTATCGAAATTTCGGTGAGTTTCGTTTTACGATAAACATCGTTATCGTTTGAAGATTGAATTCTTTTTCGTAATTAAACTCTTCCAAATCTTATTTAGCGCGATGACTTCACCGATTCTTTTCGTTTTTTTGCTTTTATCGACTTCTCACCTGGAGTGAGGAAACGCGTTTCATCGCGACCACATCATTCTTCACGATCGATAAGGATCGGTACAATTAAATTAATCTCCGTTCGTCTATTCTAATCTTATCTACGATACACTAGCGATTACAAAGAAAGACTTAGTTGATACGTTTTCAGACACGCTGTGCCGAGCTAGAGGGTCCAAGGTTATACATTCTGCTTGACTTCTTTATACGGCATTTCATTAAAATAGCCGAACGGTGTAATCAGTACGGTGATGTTCGATTGAAGGACGTTTACCTCCACCAAGCCGAGCGGCTGTCCACTCTTCTCTTCGAGATCAAGAGATACAAATCTGACGCCAGAGCTTATTTCGACAAGATCAAAGTCATTAGGAAAAAGAGTACCACTATGAGTAACGATCCGCCCGAGACGCCCAAGAGAAACCAGGAAATGGCCATATTTGTGTCGCCGCTTAGGAATCGTTTCATGCAGGAAATTGCGGAAAAAACGTCGGATTCGCCGAATACGGAGACGGAGCAGTCGCAAGTCGCAGAGGCAACAGTTCACGAAACGCCTCAGGAAACGGGCAAACAGGAGATTCCACAGGCTTCGAAAACGAAGAAACGTCCAAATTTGAAATCAAAAACTGCAAACCCTCCAAAAGTCGTGTTGTTCGAGACGATACCCGAAAAATTGTCGGATAATTCCACGTACATTTGAAATCGTGCTAGAAAACGTAAATTTCAAGAAACATTTAAGAAGCAACGAATCCATTGGAAACATTTACCATTTAGTTCTACTGTTCTATATTGCCCGATGATCCGTTAATAAATTTCAAGCGTTAGGAATACTAACCTAGTACTTTATTAGtatttaacattatttataCTCGAAAAAGACTGAACGCGTTCCTTATTTCGAGACCTAGAAAAACGTATGAATTCTAGATAAATCACTTGAACAATGTTCTTGGCATTCGCGTGTTGGCCGtgtgtaaatatttaaatatactgTACGTTTATAAGATTTAATAATTGACTAGTAAGAATTTCCCTTTCACTTACCATGACCCCATGCTCGGTGTAAAAGTCTGCGGTTCCCATGCTTGCGTACAATTTGTATCCCATTTTGCAAAGACTGCGAATAGACGGTAGCAATTCCATTTTATGCTGCAATCGGAATACATAAAATAGGAGGATCGTTCGATCGATGATACGGAAAACGTTGAACGGTGAAAATCTTACTTTGAAACTTCCCACCGAAAGCAGGATTCCTTTCTGCGGTATGTGAAAACCGGTGCTCATCATTCCCTTCAAGTAAGCTTCGTACCGATTATCCCCGAAACAAGCGACTTCTCCCGTTGAAACCATCTCTACGCCTAGCATAACGTCAGCACCT is part of the Colletes latitarsis isolate SP2378_abdomen chromosome 10, iyColLati1, whole genome shotgun sequence genome and harbors:
- the LOC143347193 gene encoding uncharacterized protein LOC143347193 — encoded protein: MGNAKSKSKRGSRAKVYGKIGHDGQYKTPSLSNDEEYEDMEMLLLKRAIERNPEIFVLNNLMMCVPFFRNYEKEIMHVKQSLVSAREAQLNKHLPPQKHVLLPDVLQEHVAQTVGFTSSRQTFRTTIEPLQPVRIYTVHDNIEITEQQSLYYSILNDSTSYNILLKPTKHQGYVQLQLQETPNDACKDDGMDLSSIAENDDEINSDEESVYGPKVRLNMLPFRGYKYGEIRGRMQAHSRSLPNLHDEIEAISNRKALSRSTRNVHTDVDSENAMSIVNQKHRIKRARFKIEPPKGEREKQRVEKQTPRTKAQGSASQSLTSSISSGYRSDNYTMDSDSSCNRSQSVRAEKVSNDEESYENYIMTAQLPRHCFKRVTYTADGRVYDPREDKRQLLNSKQRRIKLAMRRHNYDLFYVSSTVFMQHFINVFVARLAKCFGFDKECLEDARREGCIIYCDRVMISNAFKHSRIEQYEIIPSVWLQWPNCAQEWLDRPRSTWPEYYDVEKIKKYGCYAVPEGFVPKRGSSNLIEDLEWQLTFPTGERYLETCMTQSQVQVYFIALMLHKSFLRPIFDTMFGLTTAHIRHKLFWMIEENDRPSKWPDNRTGECLLTLLDSLYHGISQNDPILRDYFIRDRNLFQRVPSEHLLHTQKQLKRILENPVMYVFHAMENIRYSDNFFPRLDYEGLLRILTTDSLSLINPALSQYVSKPMPQPSKERPPEENKYDNRGFWDHLKNQRQTHPVRTVTNKTLINTRKATDSIIEISTRCAELEGPRLYILLDFFIRHFIKIAERCNQYGDVRLKDVYLHQAERLSTLLFEIKRYKSDARAYFDKIKVIRKKSTTMSNDPPETPKRNQEMAIFVSPLRNRFMQEIAEKTSDSPNTETEQSQVAEATVHETPQETGKQEIPQASKTKKRPNLKSKTANPPKVVLFETIPEKLSDNSTYI